From a single Caldalkalibacillus salinus genomic region:
- a CDS encoding EYxxD motif small membrane protein yields the protein MEGHALWQYISHNAYVILTVVGVIVVLALVYQGRQRAKKERKQRARE from the coding sequence ATGGAGGGTCATGCCCTATGGCAATATATTTCTCACAATGCTTATGTTATTCTAACTGTCGTTGGCGTTATTGTCGTCCTAGCCTTGGTTTATCAAGGGCGTCAAAGGGCCAAAAAAGAGCGAAAACAACGGGCACGTGAATAG